A genomic window from Anthocerotibacter panamensis C109 includes:
- a CDS encoding CmpA/NrtA family ABC transporter substrate-binding protein — protein sequence MHQDTCPCGGKHRSDEHERFAEGMPTTPHALTDDFLRMGMVPDEVQTQAQAMTLQTLEQVVIAPQDAYQADLRRALVTLAGSEEQIWQAAFGEQAGAFKTDALKTEFGRREFLEKVGLAMALVSTGLTQLTAPVAAQAQPGKLEKSKLLVGFIPITCATPILMAKPLDFYSKYGLDVTLKKMPNWAAVRDAMIAGELDAAHMLAPMPLAISLGLGSAQVPVRLASIENINGQAITVALKHKDKIKGPADFKGFKLGVPFQYSMHNLLLRYYLAAGGLDPDKDVQIRIVPPPDSVAKMTVGELDAYLMPDPFNQRAVFEGVGYIHLLSKELWPGHPCCSFAAREDWITAHPNSFNAINKAIIDAALFAKNRVNRANIARAISEKGFLNQPVAVVEAVLTGKFDDGLGNKYDIPDRIDFDPYPWQSYSQWILSQLERWKLAKDVDYAKASQQVFLTDTARKLQQELKYASLKPPTQAAKVEKLKYDTFDPAKAKQYVPAQIKKFRV from the coding sequence ATGCACCAAGACACCTGCCCTTGTGGGGGCAAGCACCGCTCCGACGAACATGAACGTTTTGCCGAGGGGATGCCCACCACGCCTCACGCCCTGACCGACGACTTTCTGCGCATGGGTATGGTCCCCGACGAGGTGCAGACCCAAGCTCAAGCTATGACCCTCCAGACACTAGAACAGGTCGTCATAGCGCCTCAAGACGCCTATCAAGCAGACCTGCGGCGGGCATTGGTCACCCTGGCAGGCTCCGAGGAGCAGATCTGGCAAGCCGCCTTTGGCGAACAGGCGGGTGCGTTCAAGACAGACGCGCTCAAAACTGAATTTGGTCGCCGGGAATTTTTGGAGAAAGTAGGGCTCGCCATGGCGCTTGTGAGCACTGGGCTGACCCAACTCACAGCCCCGGTCGCAGCTCAAGCTCAGCCCGGAAAACTGGAGAAGAGCAAACTTCTCGTCGGTTTTATCCCCATCACCTGCGCCACTCCGATCTTGATGGCGAAGCCTCTAGATTTTTATAGCAAGTACGGCCTAGATGTGACCCTCAAGAAGATGCCCAACTGGGCAGCGGTGCGCGATGCCATGATTGCCGGAGAATTGGACGCCGCTCATATGCTCGCTCCGATGCCCCTGGCAATCTCTTTGGGCCTCGGCTCCGCGCAGGTCCCCGTGCGCCTTGCGAGCATCGAGAATATCAACGGCCAAGCCATCACCGTGGCGCTGAAGCACAAAGATAAAATCAAGGGACCGGCGGACTTCAAGGGCTTCAAGCTCGGGGTGCCCTTCCAGTACTCGATGCATAACCTGCTCCTGCGCTACTATTTAGCAGCAGGCGGGCTCGACCCCGACAAGGACGTACAGATCCGAATCGTGCCGCCCCCTGACTCCGTCGCTAAGATGACCGTGGGTGAACTAGACGCCTACCTCATGCCCGACCCATTCAACCAACGGGCAGTCTTTGAGGGCGTTGGCTATATCCATCTGTTGAGTAAAGAATTGTGGCCCGGTCACCCCTGCTGCTCTTTTGCCGCCCGCGAAGACTGGATCACCGCCCATCCCAACAGCTTTAATGCCATTAACAAAGCCATCATTGACGCCGCGCTCTTCGCCAAAAACCGGGTCAACCGCGCCAATATCGCCCGTGCCATTTCCGAAAAGGGCTTCTTAAATCAGCCGGTAGCGGTGGTCGAGGCTGTCCTCACCGGCAAATTTGACGATGGACTCGGCAACAAGTACGATATCCCCGACCGCATCGACTTCGACCCCTATCCCTGGCAGAGCTACAGCCAATGGATCTTGAGCCAACTGGAGCGCTGGAAACTGGCTAAGGACGTGGACTATGCCAAGGCGAGCCAACAGGTCTTCCTGACGGACACCGCCCGCAAGCTCCAGCAAGAACTCAAGTACGCGAGCCTCAAACCTCCCACCCAAGCGGCGAAGGTGGAAAAGCTCAAATACGATACCTTCGACCCAGCCAAGGCCAAGCAATATGTCCCAGCCCAGATTAAGAAATTCCGTGTCTGA
- a CDS encoding Gfo/Idh/MocA family protein, protein MQAGIIGTGYAARARALALQEDGRCSLRWVVGHSADKTQAFAAEFEIAVLSLDEALALPQTDLVFIATANQTHAGAVHQALFAGKHVVVEYPLALDYQEAVALAHLAHHQQCLLHVEHIELLSPIHQLLKAEMAVVGDPLVVRYSTQTAAHPAPRRWSYNLDLFGFPMVGAVSRLSRLIDLLGPIDWVSCCNTYTGLEGGYFASCHCSALLHFTQGTIGEVTYAKGAGVWRAQVLIDLQGTGGNLHLEGDTLTVLSTEPPRTFPIGSRKGLFRKDTSLVLDHLLMDQQLYISLEQALYALKVAAACEQSALTGKAIVLDG, encoded by the coding sequence GTGCAGGCAGGAATCATCGGCACCGGCTATGCGGCTCGCGCTCGGGCCTTAGCCCTCCAGGAAGATGGACGCTGTAGTCTACGCTGGGTGGTGGGGCATAGCGCAGACAAAACTCAGGCTTTTGCAGCGGAATTTGAGATTGCGGTCCTGTCGCTGGATGAGGCCCTTGCTTTGCCACAGACCGATCTGGTCTTCATCGCCACCGCCAACCAAACGCACGCTGGGGCCGTCCACCAAGCCCTCTTTGCAGGCAAACATGTGGTGGTGGAATATCCCCTGGCCCTCGACTACCAAGAGGCGGTAGCTCTGGCTCATCTGGCGCACCATCAGCAATGCTTGCTCCATGTCGAACACATTGAGCTGTTGAGCCCCATTCACCAACTCCTCAAGGCAGAAATGGCGGTTGTGGGCGACCCCCTCGTGGTTCGCTACAGTACCCAGACTGCGGCTCATCCCGCCCCCCGTCGCTGGAGCTACAATTTGGACTTGTTCGGCTTCCCTATGGTCGGAGCGGTCTCTCGGTTGTCCCGGCTCATCGACCTATTGGGTCCGATAGATTGGGTAAGTTGCTGCAATACTTATACGGGACTGGAGGGAGGCTATTTCGCCAGTTGCCATTGTTCGGCACTGCTGCACTTTACCCAGGGGACGATTGGGGAGGTGACCTATGCCAAGGGCGCAGGCGTATGGCGCGCTCAAGTTTTGATTGACCTCCAGGGCACTGGGGGAAATTTGCACCTAGAGGGCGATACCCTCACAGTCCTCTCGACGGAGCCTCCCCGTACCTTCCCGATTGGTAGCCGCAAAGGGCTTTTTCGCAAGGACACTAGTCTTGTACTTGACCACTTACTCATGGATCAGCAACTTTATATTTCTTTAGAGCAAGCCCTCTACGCCCTCAAAGTCGCCGCTGCTTGCGAGCAGAGCGCCTTAACGGGGAAGGCGATTGTGTTAGACGGTTAA
- a CDS encoding HAD family hydrolase: MPFAPLNTLIARDIRLVATDMDGTLTEAGRFSPQLLQALIALADMGVPVLIVTGRSAGWVQGLTSYLPVAGALAENGGLGYLWGKHSVEQIPLTAPGKEHRPALAQMFAQLQTEFPDLQESSDNCFRLTDWTFDNPGFSQDRLSALEERCRVGGWSFTYSSVQCHIKPVGQDKATGLLQVLRTYFLHLPPEAVLTVGDSPNDAPLFDPAHFPNSVGVANVAHYAGVLPHPPAYITTHSEGQGFCELVDWLGAGY; encoded by the coding sequence ATGCCCTTCGCCCCCCTCAATACCCTGATCGCCCGCGATATCCGCCTGGTGGCGACCGACATGGATGGTACCCTCACTGAGGCGGGCCGTTTTTCTCCTCAGCTCCTTCAGGCACTCATAGCATTGGCGGACATGGGCGTTCCAGTCCTCATCGTGACGGGTCGTTCGGCAGGGTGGGTCCAAGGGCTGACCAGTTATCTACCCGTAGCGGGCGCTCTAGCGGAGAACGGGGGGCTTGGTTACCTCTGGGGTAAGCACAGCGTAGAGCAAATCCCACTCACCGCCCCCGGCAAAGAGCACCGCCCTGCCCTAGCGCAGATGTTTGCTCAACTCCAGACCGAATTCCCGGACCTCCAAGAATCCTCAGATAACTGTTTCCGGCTGACGGATTGGACTTTTGATAATCCCGGATTCTCCCAAGACCGGCTGAGTGCGCTGGAGGAGCGCTGTCGCGTCGGGGGGTGGAGTTTCACGTATAGTTCGGTGCAATGCCATATCAAGCCGGTGGGACAAGATAAGGCTACGGGCTTGCTCCAGGTGCTACGGACCTATTTTCTCCATCTCCCTCCTGAAGCGGTGCTGACGGTGGGCGACAGCCCCAATGATGCGCCCCTTTTTGACCCGGCACACTTCCCAAATTCTGTGGGTGTCGCCAATGTCGCCCACTATGCCGGAGTCTTGCCTCACCCGCCGGCCTATATCACCACACATTCCGAAGGTCAGGGCTTCTGCGAGTTAGTAGACTGGCTGGGGGCGGGATATTAA
- a CDS encoding peroxiredoxin: protein MPTSTPVKIGDKAPDFTLTSQAGEEVRLSGFWGKKSVVLYFYPKDDTPGCTAESCAFRDSYAVFKEAGAEVIGVSGDSPSDHRQFAAKHNLPFTLLSDTGNKVRQLFGVPATFWVLPGRVTYVMDREGVIRHIFDSAFDFQAHISEALKIVKAL, encoded by the coding sequence ATGCCTACCAGTACGCCGGTCAAGATTGGGGACAAGGCTCCTGACTTCACCCTGACCTCCCAGGCGGGGGAGGAGGTCCGCCTCAGTGGATTTTGGGGCAAAAAGAGTGTGGTGCTCTATTTTTATCCCAAGGACGATACTCCGGGCTGCACAGCGGAGTCCTGCGCTTTTCGGGATAGCTATGCAGTCTTTAAAGAAGCTGGAGCCGAGGTAATCGGGGTCAGTGGGGATTCTCCCAGCGACCATCGCCAATTTGCCGCCAAACACAACCTGCCGTTTACGCTCCTGAGCGATACCGGAAATAAAGTCCGTCAGTTGTTCGGAGTCCCAGCAACGTTTTGGGTCTTACCCGGACGGGTCACCTATGTGATGGACCGCGAGGGCGTCATCCGTCACATTTTTGACTCGGCCTTTGACTTCCAGGCCCATATCAGCGAAGCGCTCAAGATAGTCAAGGCCCTGTAA
- a CDS encoding type II secretion system protein GspD encodes MRISSVLGACACSIALTLPVFAAPQLTQAEPLTGQNQGLLFKAQEPLSYEIKSTEGRTLLFLLKQAKLGDVRSLFPTNFGTVALSQATDGVLVRVTFSQSDTPYQFQPNEKEQSLLLQVTPKVAQAPTQPPRATLSAGVSERITLKARNQEVRDTLNLLSRISRTSIVIDPTVQSRVTVNLENVPFEDALKSIASLGGVQFRKEGDVYVISARPPVPPPGTPGATDEGGLKDNGDPRSRTIDDDPGQRLVSVIANDTEIGRVLKEMANQANVELIITGQLNDPISVRLINRSFEDALNQLLAGTNFAYNRVGNVFQVGDATPGSPTSKTFTEVDVLRLTNSSAKVIFDLLPPSLATLSQGIRIDEARNALVVSGPPTFRASVASLVKALDTPIADVSFGVKIVELTENGSQAFRAISAVTAGGDTQANINSGNPSNLAGVLNSTDPVAVLSLNNVTRILSTISGLINSGQGKVLTDTKLSTISGQSSSIQVFRDINIRLQSVAGVGGVNTTTSTIQTIQAGTTVQITPTVQANGNVFTDLKIESSQPLNLDRTDATGNQIPPDVNRRQVTNKLILRDGDTLQIGGLIQTDTTDSQIRIPILGYIPLIGDLFSTTSHSRNTSELLVFITAYVNRRAPKSELTQVGSSSLRVEVPDADGKPARPPAPSQANPPAPRLDPANQAPPAPARPPG; translated from the coding sequence ATGCGTATTTCTTCTGTGCTTGGAGCGTGTGCCTGCTCAATCGCGCTCACGCTACCTGTCTTTGCTGCCCCCCAATTGACCCAGGCTGAACCTTTGACCGGGCAGAACCAGGGCCTTTTATTTAAGGCTCAGGAGCCCCTCTCCTACGAAATCAAATCCACAGAGGGACGCACCCTCCTCTTTCTACTCAAGCAGGCCAAGCTAGGCGATGTGCGCTCCCTTTTCCCGACCAATTTTGGGACCGTGGCGCTCAGTCAGGCTACCGATGGGGTTTTGGTGCGTGTGACGTTTAGCCAATCAGACACCCCTTATCAATTCCAGCCCAACGAAAAAGAGCAGAGCCTCTTGCTTCAGGTCACCCCTAAGGTTGCCCAAGCTCCTACCCAGCCGCCCCGCGCCACCTTGTCTGCCGGAGTGAGCGAGCGAATCACCCTCAAAGCCCGTAACCAAGAGGTCCGCGACACCCTAAACCTCTTGAGCCGCATCAGCCGCACGAGCATTGTCATCGATCCCACGGTACAGTCAAGAGTCACGGTCAATTTGGAGAATGTCCCCTTTGAAGATGCCCTCAAGTCGATTGCATCTTTAGGCGGAGTCCAGTTTCGTAAAGAGGGGGATGTGTATGTAATCTCCGCTCGCCCGCCTGTACCCCCACCGGGTACTCCAGGGGCAACGGATGAGGGGGGCCTCAAAGATAACGGGGACCCCCGCTCGCGCACGATAGACGACGACCCCGGTCAACGCCTTGTCTCAGTCATCGCCAACGACACGGAGATCGGGCGGGTCCTCAAGGAGATGGCGAACCAAGCCAACGTCGAGCTGATTATCACCGGTCAGTTGAATGACCCTATCTCCGTGCGTCTGATCAACCGCAGTTTCGAGGATGCCCTCAACCAGCTCCTAGCCGGGACCAACTTTGCCTACAACCGGGTTGGCAATGTCTTTCAGGTCGGGGATGCCACGCCAGGCAGCCCGACCTCGAAGACCTTCACTGAAGTCGATGTCTTGCGCCTCACCAACAGTAGCGCCAAGGTCATCTTTGACCTCCTGCCTCCTTCGCTAGCAACCCTCAGCCAAGGCATCCGTATCGACGAGGCGCGCAATGCCTTGGTGGTAAGCGGTCCGCCTACGTTTAGGGCAAGCGTCGCCTCCTTGGTCAAAGCCTTGGATACGCCGATTGCCGATGTGAGCTTTGGGGTCAAGATTGTCGAGTTGACCGAGAATGGTTCCCAAGCTTTTAGGGCGATTAGCGCTGTGACAGCGGGCGGGGATACCCAGGCCAACATCAACAGCGGCAATCCCTCGAACTTAGCCGGGGTGCTCAATAGTACCGACCCTGTAGCCGTCCTCTCTTTAAACAACGTCACGCGCATCTTGAGTACGATCAGTGGCCTGATCAACAGCGGTCAGGGGAAGGTTCTGACCGACACCAAGTTGAGCACGATCAGCGGCCAGAGTAGCTCGATCCAGGTTTTCAGGGACATCAATATCCGCCTGCAAAGTGTGGCGGGGGTGGGTGGCGTGAATACGACCACCTCCACCATTCAGACGATTCAAGCCGGGACGACCGTCCAAATCACGCCTACAGTCCAGGCCAACGGCAACGTCTTTACCGACCTGAAAATCGAATCCTCACAGCCGCTTAATCTAGACAGGACCGATGCAACAGGAAACCAAATTCCTCCAGACGTCAACCGGCGTCAGGTCACGAACAAACTAATTCTGCGGGACGGAGACACCCTCCAGATCGGGGGCTTGATCCAAACCGACACTACCGATAGCCAGATACGAATCCCTATCCTCGGTTATATCCCCTTGATCGGGGATCTATTCTCGACCACCAGCCACTCCAGAAACACCAGCGAATTATTGGTGTTTATCACCGCCTATGTCAACCGCCGTGCGCCCAAGTCCGAACTGACCCAGGTCGGTTCCTCTTCCCTGCGCGTGGAGGTCCCTGACGCCGATGGCAAACCGGCCCGCCCCCCCGCCCCTAGTCAGGCGAATCCGCCCGCCCCGCGTCTAGACCCCGCGAATCAAGCCCCACCCGCCCCAGCCCGTCCACCGGGATGA
- a CDS encoding GspE/PulE family protein has translation MTSVYEPNLQLAGYALDWRLIRSLAGVLGTELQQVVPLAFEHGRLHLGCFRQPDDSYRSQLNGKLKSNLRFSLLPESERSRWQRLCQENLDSAQLAANAAASASAAAAEQPDEQQVSNKVQGLLVRALESRASDVHMEPMPEGLLVRYRVDGMLKEVELLPVEWQRLAVARVKVLAELDIANQRTPQDGRSTQVLGKTTVDMRVSTLPCLHGEKAVIRLLPKTNRFMTLEETGMTDRTLDNYTQWLERAQGLVLITGPTGSGKTSTLYASLMRLLNPTKNIVTIEDPVEYQLPSVNQVQVNPKAGMTFAGGLRSILRQDPDIIMVGEIRDPETAQTVFQAAVTGHLVLATIHTDDAPSTVNRLIYLGVEPYLISAALLGVVAQRLVRRPCRFCAEYYTPTARDLARLKLSETLLNQKWVRAKGCAECQGLGYRGREGIVEIMPVDDTIRHMIHDQVNIMSMRAHLKSLGLPSLAEAGIEKVLAGKTTLEELLRVVTP, from the coding sequence ATGACCTCTGTTTACGAACCGAACCTACAACTTGCAGGCTACGCTTTAGACTGGCGGCTGATTCGCTCTTTGGCGGGAGTCCTGGGAACCGAGTTACAACAGGTGGTCCCCCTGGCCTTCGAGCATGGACGTCTGCACTTGGGCTGCTTTCGCCAACCGGACGACAGCTACCGTTCCCAGCTCAACGGCAAACTTAAAAGTAATTTACGCTTTAGCCTCCTGCCGGAGTCCGAGCGCTCCCGCTGGCAGCGCCTATGTCAGGAAAACCTGGACAGCGCCCAACTCGCCGCCAATGCTGCCGCCAGTGCAAGCGCGGCGGCGGCAGAGCAACCTGATGAACAGCAAGTCAGCAACAAAGTCCAAGGGCTTTTAGTCCGGGCGCTGGAGAGCCGTGCCTCCGATGTCCATATGGAACCGATGCCGGAAGGACTCCTGGTGCGCTACCGCGTAGACGGCATGCTCAAAGAAGTAGAGCTGCTCCCCGTGGAATGGCAAAGGCTGGCAGTCGCTCGGGTCAAGGTCTTAGCCGAACTGGACATCGCCAACCAGCGCACCCCCCAAGACGGACGCTCCACCCAAGTTTTAGGCAAAACAACTGTGGATATGCGGGTGAGCACGCTCCCCTGTCTGCACGGCGAAAAAGCTGTCATCCGTCTGTTGCCCAAAACCAACCGCTTCATGACCCTTGAAGAGACTGGCATGACCGACCGGACGCTCGACAACTACACCCAATGGTTAGAGCGAGCACAGGGCTTGGTCCTCATCACCGGACCCACAGGCTCAGGCAAGACCAGCACCCTCTACGCCAGTCTGATGCGGCTGTTAAATCCCACCAAAAATATCGTCACCATTGAAGACCCGGTGGAATACCAACTCCCCAGCGTCAATCAGGTCCAAGTCAATCCCAAAGCCGGAATGACTTTTGCCGGTGGCTTGCGCTCGATCTTACGCCAGGACCCAGACATCATTATGGTCGGGGAGATCCGTGACCCAGAGACCGCCCAGACGGTTTTCCAGGCGGCAGTCACCGGACACTTGGTCCTCGCTACTATCCATACAGACGATGCCCCGAGCACCGTGAACCGCTTAATTTATCTGGGGGTCGAGCCCTACTTGATCTCGGCTGCCCTGCTCGGAGTGGTCGCCCAGCGTCTCGTCCGTCGCCCTTGCCGCTTCTGTGCAGAGTACTATACCCCTACTGCCCGCGACTTGGCTCGCCTCAAGCTCTCCGAAACGCTCCTCAACCAGAAATGGGTCCGGGCCAAAGGTTGCGCGGAATGCCAGGGCTTGGGCTATCGAGGTCGCGAGGGAATCGTGGAGATTATGCCTGTGGATGATACGATACGCCACATGATCCATGATCAGGTCAATATCATGAGCATGAGAGCCCATCTAAAATCCCTGGGATTACCAAGTCTGGCTGAGGCGGGCATTGAAAAAGTCTTAGCTGGAAAAACGACCCTTGAGGAATTACTCCGCGTAGTTACCCCCTAA
- a CDS encoding recombinase family protein: MLIGYARVSTDDQNLDLQQDALQKAGCDKIYEDKISGAKADRPGLITALEVIRADDTLVIWRLDRLGRSLKDLIHLMEVLNQKEAGLLSLQESINTASSAGKLVFHIFGSLAEFERNLIRERTQAGMAAARARGRQGGRPKALDPEKRKLAIRLYQEQKYTVQEICRMMQISKPTLYKYLDEQAGVIG; the protein is encoded by the coding sequence ATGCTCATTGGCTACGCCAGAGTCTCCACCGATGACCAAAATCTTGACCTTCAACAGGACGCTCTCCAGAAAGCAGGGTGCGACAAAATCTATGAGGACAAAATTTCTGGGGCCAAGGCCGACCGTCCAGGATTAATCACTGCTCTTGAAGTAATCCGTGCCGACGATACTTTAGTGATTTGGCGGCTAGACCGTTTAGGTCGGAGTCTGAAAGACCTTATTCACTTGATGGAGGTGTTGAACCAGAAGGAGGCGGGGTTGCTCAGTCTTCAGGAATCCATCAACACTGCCTCCAGTGCGGGGAAGCTGGTTTTCCATATCTTTGGGTCGTTGGCGGAGTTTGAACGGAATCTGATTCGGGAGCGCACCCAAGCAGGGATGGCAGCAGCACGGGCTAGGGGTAGACAGGGAGGCAGACCCAAAGCCCTTGACCCAGAGAAGCGCAAGTTGGCAATCCGGCTGTACCAGGAGCAAAAGTACACGGTGCAGGAGATTTGCCGCATGATGCAGATTTCTAAACCGACTTTGTATAAGTATTTGGATGAACAGGCAGGGGTTATTGGGTAA
- a CDS encoding PD-(D/E)XK nuclease domain-containing protein, giving the protein MSDVSSFLLTEAKEALLCIVKENPEPSTILEDVFILWLIDKTSEKNELLRITQPTIEAISTVKDYQDIAIIGFCADAGLVDKAQLANLESALLRLAGREPNLLNETAPFVWNTVALLGIGLVAKNSDVAKIELSKWFSKFCQRVYDNYKTPNWHKCILVAIQYLLGFIELFALPQLQDTADIRVALYSKNCLPLPEQSQQEIEEIQALKIIKNITPSELAREEAAICLAALDWIERDRPSLDISRPTISQIADLLRRLETAMMRWTWESKARTPNSQPRKWYVENEYHVQNLIWAILSPIFLDITEEEVLLPLGQLQPRADICIPSLKLVIEIKFMRKSKLPSAMIAEIAEDAAVYLIPDSRYNNIIAFIWDDSRRTEQHETMIQGMKKLKGIADAVVISRPGIMDINEAEDAT; this is encoded by the coding sequence TTGAGCGATGTCTCTAGCTTTTTACTAACCGAAGCAAAAGAAGCTTTACTTTGTATAGTTAAAGAAAATCCTGAACCTTCAACTATTCTAGAAGATGTTTTTATTTTATGGTTAATAGATAAAACTTCTGAAAAAAATGAATTACTCCGAATCACTCAACCCACTATTGAGGCGATAAGCACAGTAAAAGACTATCAAGATATTGCAATTATTGGATTCTGTGCTGATGCAGGGTTAGTGGATAAGGCACAATTGGCTAATTTAGAAAGTGCATTATTGCGATTAGCTGGACGGGAACCTAATCTCTTGAATGAAACTGCTCCATTTGTGTGGAACACAGTCGCATTACTGGGTATTGGTCTTGTAGCCAAAAATAGCGATGTAGCTAAGATCGAACTATCGAAGTGGTTCAGTAAATTTTGTCAGCGGGTATACGATAACTATAAAACTCCAAATTGGCATAAATGTATTTTGGTGGCTATCCAATATCTACTGGGTTTCATAGAATTATTTGCATTGCCTCAATTACAAGATACAGCAGATATCAGAGTTGCTCTGTATTCAAAAAATTGTCTCCCTTTACCCGAACAATCTCAACAAGAAATTGAAGAGATTCAGGCTTTAAAAATCATAAAAAACATCACCCCAAGCGAGTTAGCTCGGGAGGAGGCAGCAATTTGTTTAGCTGCGCTTGATTGGATTGAGCGGGACAGACCCAGCTTAGATATCTCTCGACCTACAATCTCACAAATCGCAGACCTATTACGCAGACTTGAGACCGCAATGATGCGATGGACTTGGGAAAGCAAAGCGAGAACGCCAAATTCTCAACCCCGAAAATGGTATGTTGAGAATGAATATCACGTCCAAAATCTTATATGGGCTATATTATCACCAATTTTTTTAGATATTACTGAAGAAGAAGTTCTTCTCCCCCTCGGTCAGCTACAGCCAAGAGCAGATATTTGTATTCCTAGCCTGAAGCTCGTTATTGAGATCAAATTCATGCGCAAATCTAAATTGCCGAGTGCTATGATTGCAGAAATTGCAGAAGATGCAGCAGTATATCTAATTCCAGACTCTAGGTACAATAACATTATTGCCTTTATTTGGGATGATTCTAGACGCACTGAACAACATGAAACAATGATTCAAGGCATGAAAAAACTTAAGGGTATTGCTGATGCTGTAGTGATTTCACGCCCAGGAATTATGGACATTAACGAAGCTGAAGATGCTACTTAA